Proteins from a single region of Leptospira brenneri:
- a CDS encoding LA_3334 family protein yields the protein MKLNFKLHKYVTIFLFLLSLDLNSVQIQFSNGNVYHATFISDDSHHLFVKYRGKDYKIPKKEIENFDISNNSNIDSSYSLSTFRLRNGSRIRGLIAEEKKDEFIVKTELGFLTILKSEILPPTPSKSENPDFPEEYLSFDKENNQTTVGLSLFLLPTYSPLSKYHPLLEGTSIFVEPAFLKWNSNWQVGFKMEHFRSNGNGESFSIQTGNIYGLYSRKFNNNELLNFYSSLSLGIGQVNYRTNDGDVFGGRNSSFGFDIGWQGLKFSNSLIRIGLKNQCFIETKDLFCGSGLEIQGGWVF from the coding sequence ATGAAATTAAATTTTAAACTCCATAAATACGTTACAATATTCTTATTTTTGCTATCATTAGATCTGAACTCAGTTCAAATTCAATTTTCCAATGGGAATGTTTATCATGCAACGTTCATCTCTGATGACTCTCATCATTTGTTTGTTAAATATAGGGGAAAAGATTACAAAATTCCAAAGAAAGAAATAGAAAACTTTGATATTTCAAATAATTCTAATATAGATTCTTCTTATTCGCTTTCTACGTTTAGATTAAGAAATGGTAGCAGAATTCGTGGATTAATTGCCGAAGAAAAAAAAGATGAATTCATTGTAAAGACAGAGTTAGGGTTTTTAACAATTCTTAAATCAGAAATACTACCCCCTACTCCATCTAAATCAGAGAATCCTGATTTTCCAGAAGAGTATCTTTCCTTTGATAAAGAAAACAACCAAACAACTGTCGGCTTATCACTGTTTTTACTACCAACCTACTCTCCGTTATCCAAATACCACCCGCTACTAGAAGGTACTTCGATTTTTGTAGAACCGGCATTTTTAAAATGGAATTCAAATTGGCAAGTAGGCTTTAAGATGGAACATTTTCGTTCAAATGGTAACGGAGAAAGTTTTTCGATTCAGACTGGTAATATTTATGGCCTCTATTCTAGAAAGTTCAATAATAATGAACTACTGAATTTTTATAGTTCCTTGAGTTTGGGTATTGGCCAGGTAAATTATAGAACAAATGATGGTGATGTTTTTGGGGGAAGAAATAGTTCATTTGGTTTCGATATTGGATGGCAAGGACTTAAATTCTCCAATTCTCTAATCAGAATTGGATTAAAAAACCAATGTTTTATTGAAACCAAAGATCTCTTCTGTGGGTCAGGGTTAGAGATTCAAGGTGGTTGGGTTTTCTAA